Proteins from one Toxotes jaculatrix isolate fToxJac2 chromosome 13, fToxJac2.pri, whole genome shotgun sequence genomic window:
- the LOC121191571 gene encoding leucine-rich repeat and immunoglobulin-like domain-containing nogo receptor-interacting protein 1 yields MFEGTAVHQRLCWGALYLLAAGVALTFETRRLCPQSCRCNTELLEVNCSYGQLSTVPDDLSQDTKVLNLTHNNIKTLVHQQFQTLTQLLDLDLSDNLLAVVELETFLGLQSLLTLRLARNHLKIIPVGTFAGLPNLQLLDISSNEILVFLDFTFRGLTALQHIKAADNDLVFISHQAFTGLTSLQELHLDGCNLTAVPTEALTQLSVLRSLHFHRLALTTLPNYSFHHLVRLKELVISHCPWLQTLSGNSLFGLNLTSLTITHCNLSAVPYIPLHHLVYLVYLDLSFNPITHIQGNLLGDLLRLQELHLVGGSLLHIGIGAFRGLTHFKLLNVSRNLLNTLEVGTFQSVDTLKTLGLDNNPLACDCRLLWVVRRRQYLDFGGHSPTCTTSVQLQVWNFLDFSEVEVPGLLTCRQPRILNRKPQEVKVDQGHTVVFYCNAEGDPVPSLSWLNPQLRPLLPIGRIRALSNGSLEVRYAQPQDSGTYFCVASNAAGNDSLPVSLHVRAFPSSSKNPFRFKGWFAFPSASPDVNGNQKVTFDVKTLLIAATIGFLSFFSSVSLCFIFMLFWSKSKGQIKHTATIAYVPRSAMSSGNRGTGNYTETSRFTMKLI; encoded by the coding sequence ATGTTTGAGGGGACTGCCGTCCACCAACGGCTGTGCTGGGGAGCTCTCTACTTGTTGGCAGCAGGGGTGGCACTGACATTTGAAACACGCCGTCTGTGTCCACAGTCCTGCCGCTGTAACACCGAGCTGCTGGAGGTGAACTGCTCCTATGGCCAGCTCAGCACAGTGCCCGATGATCTCTCACAAGACACTAAAGTGCTAAACTTAACtcataataacataaaaactCTGGTGCATCAGCAGTTCCAAACTTTAACACAACTTCTAGATCTGGATTTGAGTGACAACCTTCTGGCAGTAGTTGAACTGGAAACCTTTCTCGGCTTGCAAAGTCTGCTAACTCTGCGTCTTGCCCGCAATCATCTGAAGATTATTCCTGTAGGAACATTTGCTGGTTTGCCAAACCTGCAGTTGCTGGACATAAGCAGCAATGAGATCCTTGTTTTCCTAGATTTTACCTTCCGTGGCTTGACAGCCCTGCAGCATATCAAAGCAGCAGATAATGACTTAGTTTTCATCTCTCATCAAGCTTTCACTGGACTAACCAGTCTACAAGAACTGCACCTTGATGGCTGCAACCTCACTGCTGTGCCGACAGAAGCACTCACACAGCTTAGTGTGCTGAGAAGCCTTCACTTTCACCGTCTGGCCCTCACCACACTGCCGAACTATTCTTTCCATCATCTAGTCCGCCTCAAGGAACTTGTCATTTCTCATTGCCCCTGGCTGCAGACGCTGTCAGGAAACAGTCTATTTGGCCTAAATCTTACATCCCTCACCATTACACACTGCAACCTCAGTGCTGTCCCCTACATTCCTTTGCATCATCTTGTATATCTTGTATACCTTGACCTTTCCTTTAATCCAATCACCCACATTCAGGGGAACCTGCTAGGAGACTTGCTCCGGCTCCAAGAGCTCCATCTGGTAGGGGGATCTTTGCTACATATTGGAATTGGAGCATTCAGGGGTTTAACTCATTTCAAATTGCTGAATGTATCTAGAAACCTTCTCAACACACTGGAAGTGGGTACTTTTCAATCAGTGGACACCCTAAAAACTCTGGGACTTGATAACAACCCATTGGCATGCGACTGCCGTTTGCTGTGGGTGGTGCGAAGGCGTCAGTACCTGGACTTTGGCGGACATTCACCGACTTGCACTACCTCAGTCCAGCTCCAGGTCTGGAATTTTCTTGACTTTTCTGAAGTTGAGGTACCAGGCCTGCTCACCTGTCGGCAGCCTCGAATTCTGAACCGCAAACCTCAAGAAGTGAAAGTAGATCAGGGACACACAGTGGTGTTTTATTGCAATGCAGAGGGTGACCCTGTGCCATCTTTAAGCTGGCTAAACCCACAGCTGAGACCTTTATTGCCTATTGGTAGAATACGGGCTCTGTCTAATGGCTCATTGGAGGTTCGCTATGCTCAGCCTCAAGACAGTGGTACTTATTTCTGTGTGGCATCTAATGCGGCAGGAAATGACAGCCTGCCTGTCAGCCTTCATGTCCGAGCCTTTCCATCATCTTCTAAAAACCCCTTTCGTTTTAAAGGTTGGTTTGCCTTTCCATCTGCCTCTCCAGATGTGAATGGAAATCAGAAGGTCACATTTGATGTCAAGACTTTGCTGATAGCTGCCACCATtggatttctttcatttttcagttctgtgagcctatgtttcattttcatgttgttctGGAGTAAGAGCAAAGGGCAAATAAAGCACACAGCCACAATCGCATATGTGCCACGAAGTGCCATGTCGAGTGGTAACAGAGGCACAGGCAACTATACGGAGACAAGCAGATTCACCATGAAACTAATATGA